The sequence below is a genomic window from Ipomoea triloba cultivar NCNSP0323 chromosome 10, ASM357664v1.
AGAATGTCATAAGTTCAAACACAACCCTCAATAGGTAACCTCTCATTCCCTTTTTATTAGAATTTCACCTCATTGACATTACTAATGTATCTCATAgaacatgttaattaattaaacgtATATATCATGTCACCTCAAACTTATTTACACAAAATTTCTAGTCTAGTCTTAgcaaattgtttaaaaatttcCATCCAATAAATAATTTCCTAAAACCAAACTGCTTTTGGCTTTATAGTTAATTACAAAAGTacattcattatttaattttcccCTGCTGTCCCTTAGCAACCAGGCCTCTATTATAGTAGTATTATCAAATCAGTAGCAATCTCACTaacttcatttttaaaaataaaaataaataaaaagatcctccacccccacccccacccccctccACTCTCCTTTCATTTCTCTCAAGAACATGATGACAAACATGCCCACTAACATATACAGTAGAATGAGCTGACTTGGCTAGTAATATCATTGGCTGCTTGGTAAGCAATCAAACATTCAACCCACATTCAAAATTGGAtgacacttgtgtgagaccgtctcacacgAATTTTAGCCTTCAAAATTAACAACTTGCGAGTTGGTAAGCAAATTGCAATTACAAAGTCTGAGGTTATTTTTCTTGAGTAAGAGTTATATTTGACAAATTTGATCTAAATTGAATTTAGTGGAGATATTGAATGTTGTATGGAAAAAGAAGTGTAAAACAACATCCTAATTAATAACTTATTGTTTAGGTTGCCTTAAAAGTTTAATAAATGATtcatattttttgcattttctcttatttttatctcaaatttgaataccaaaaatattatatagacaTATAGTGCTACATTAATAGTAACTGTGATTTGGTGatgatgaaaaatgaaattatgaaaattaataacATTGTGATGGTAGTGCAAGCATCTTGCTAAAGGAGAAGGGGATCATGTAAAAAAGATAACCCGtgttaaaaataagaaataatatggATTCTTTAGATCAAGTTGTTAAATGGTCTAGATTTACATGGTAACAAGTTTTTGACAActaaaaatgcacaatttaCTATCTACAAGTACAAGTGCATTGACCTAAAATGCATCTTTCATATTTTTTGCATGAAAAACTCTTTTCACATTGGAAAGTCTATATGGTACTTATTGGCACCGGTATATCATTTGTATTGGATACAAGTCAAAATTTTTGgagaaaactttaaatttaagAGATACAATGCAATGACACACAAGCCTAAAGTAAACATAATTGTACATAGGCCTAACACAAAGCAAGAGGCACATAAGcaaaaaaaagggggggaaaaaaaaaagaaaagtcttgaatatataaaatttaatcaCAATATTTTTCTTGTGGTACAGATTAAGTTACATAAGGACCAGCGTTAAAGTAAAAGTTAATGAATTTATTTCGGAGCAATATATATTCCATGCATTCTGCATGTTAGACACCCTACGAATCAAACGTCGTATGTAGTGTAGTAACATGCTGCCagaaattagaaaattttaggTAATGCATAGTATGCATGCAGCtaggaaatatatattattttaatcaatatgtactaattttttcatttcttagtatTATAAtcattatgtttaaaaaaaaaaagtattataatcattattatttggAATCATGGCCTGGAGTAGGTGATGGGATATAGTTTTAGATATGTAACAGTTCTACTTGCCTCATTAATTAACCGTCTCTATGCATGATATCTCTCGGTCAAAGTATATCATTTATACagcttaattatttatttaattttatataaataattcattttgaaCTCAGAGTTCTGGTCGGGCttaatttgatttctttattttctttgatgaTACTGATGTACACTTGAGTAATTTAGGATAATAATAGCttggtaacatatttagtttatcagttaattttaacttatttgatcactattagctgtttgacatggttaaacaatcaaataTGAGTGTTGATTAATTAGgtttttgtaacaatttattactccaaaattttaaaattcaaaaagctactcaaaacagttttttcgattagctttttgagaaaattattttacatgtaatcaagtatcaactaacaattaatttatcgccaaggaccttgtggtccagtggcatcaaacccttccctttatacgggaggtggtgggtttaaGCTTtagtggagtcaatattgactcttgtgcttcaataggttgagaaagtagttatgaacagatactgcattgtaatagagtcagtagtgttaaaaaaaaaacaagtaatttatcaaacatttttctacaatcaactaatgctatcaattaatcaatcaactaatagctatttaccaaacaccctacTATGTTTTACCAATCCAGATGTAGATGAGATGGTATGGATGTCATAGGTGAttgattgagaaaatatgtaatcagagataataataataacaataaataataataataataataatatatttgttaatgTACGAAGATGGTCGGTTAAGAAAAGACCGCCTTTCaactaatctttttttttttttaatggcttcatattggtcaaataatagtttatttgtTGGAGAGAACTAAACTAAGCACAGATTAGTTAGAGACAGCCTAGCTTGCTTGAGAGTTGgattaatttttaaagtagTATCTTTAGTGACAGTTTTTTTTGTACGATCAAAAACAACTTTATTAGCTAAgttacataatttgttaattatacaTAATCTATAATTAAGGCAAGACACAAACACATACTGCACTAGTTTGGGCCACGGGTTTCAATTGcgaaattatatcatggatcaaaGTCTACATTGCATTGTGATTGACATCtactttaaaaataactttcacattatgtacctgcagttaacacattctgtacatgtagttaacaatttctgtacctataaataaattaaaggcacataacatagtaattaactaattatagATACATACCAtgataactacagacacataaacggttaactataggtacaaaatatattaatcgCAGACACATAATAAGATGctggttaacatgttatgtgtatgcaattaacatattatgccTTGCAATTAATAGCTTATGTGTTTctaattatcatgttatgtatttgtaattatcatgttatgtgccttcaatttgtttataggTACAGAAATGGTTAACGGCAAAGTACAATATCggttaactacaaacacataatttttggacaagggttcataatgcaatatgaaccttgGTATGTCGTATAACAATTGTTTGAACTTCCACTTAGTCAATGCACAATCGTCTACATAAATGCATACAAGCTATTTTGGGTAGATTTCATGCATTGTGTACTAGAATATGAGATTGTGCGTAATTAGGTGCAAATTCGCAAGTTCTCACAGTAAGAGAGATTCTCAATGGAACATCACCCTATGTTTTATGGCCCTAGTTTAGGCTATATAAACCTTAGTCATCATATAAGTATTGCTTTTCATTGAAACACATtttaatattgtatatataagtTGTTAAAAGTTGATGGCTTCAATCTTTTGTCTCAACctgttataaaaatattatttctatttttcccatttaaatatataatataggaaAATTAGCTTAACGATTGTCGGGCTTGACATTAACGTTACATTGAGTGCCTATAAATACGCTCGTGGCTTTCCTGTCGAAATAGCACAAGAATTAATATAGAAACCCAAGATCGAAAGTTTCTAGTACTTGAGAAGCTACAAGTACACTAAAAATGGCTAAATTTTGCTATTTTGGGTTTCTAATCTTGTGTTTTCTAGGATCTGTTCATGCTCAGCTAAAGATGAACTTCTATGCCCAGACTTGCCCAAAAGCAGAGAAACTGGTTGAAGAATATGTGAAAGAGCACATCCCAAATGCTCCATCTTTAGCAGCAGCCATGCTCAGAATGCATTTCCATGATTGCTTTGTCAGGGTAATTCACTGATTATAGAAACATGTTTATATCAGatattacattataacagagttaattgtactaaaaaaacatTTCTGTCTTTTTCTGTGCTAGCTTATAATGttggtttgttttgttttgtttgaagGGGTGTGATGCTTCTGTTCTTCTGAACTTCACTTCAGCTACAAAAAACCAGACTGAAAAGACGGCGGCCCCGAATCTGACACTGAGAGGCTTTGGATTCATTGATGGGATAAAGAGGATAGTGGAGAAAGAGTGTCCTGGAATTGTTTCTTGTGCTGATATTCTCGCCTTGGTTGCCAGAGATTCTGTTCTGGTCATTGTAAGTATTACTAGTGTTAATGAAAACATTATGGTTTTTTGACATTTTCCCATGAATCACTGTCTTGTTCTTCATCGGAAAATGATAGGGTGGTCCTTACTGGAATGTTCCGACCGGCCGGAGAGATGGCCGGATATCCAACGCCTCGGAAGCTCTCAACAATATCCCACCTCCGTTTAGTAACTTCACTGTTCTCCAAACCCTCTTTGCCAACCAAGGGCTAGACCTCAAGGACCTCGTCTTATTATCGGGTAATAACTCGAGTCTTAATCTCAATTTAGTTAGAGTAAATTATTcttaaattgattattactttTAAGCTGCTGAGTCTAGCTATCATAAAAATATAAGGCTGACTGTTACACGAATGTAAAATTTACCTTCTACTAGTTATACCTTTGACATAGTAGTAAACGCTTTATTTTGTTGCAGTCTAATCTTAATCTTAATCTACTTAGGGTAAATTATTCTTAAAGTCCCAGTTACACGGTTTGACGGTCAAGCCCAACTGTCCTATGCTGATTactaaacaaatatataatgaaataaagttgtCTTCGCTACCAGTTATAATTTTGGCTTAGTGGTAAACGCTTAATTCTGAAAGTTATATCACTGATTGCAATTCTTGTTGAAATATATTAGGTGCACATACAATTGGTATCTCTCATTGTTCATCTTTCTCCAATCGTCTATACAACTTCACCGGGGTTTTTGGCACCCAAGATCCATCGCTCGACAGCGAGTATGCAACGGTTCTCAAGGCGAGAAAATGCAAGTCAATTAACGACAATACAACCATAGTAGAAATGGATCCTGGGAGTTTCAGAACATTTGACCTTAGCTACTACAAACTGGTGCTCAAAAGAAGGGGGCTTTTCGAGTCCGATGCAGCCTTGTTAACCAACCCGACAACCAAATCGTTCATCGACAAGCTAGCTCAGGGATCACTGCAAGATTTCTATGCCGAATTCGCGACGTCGGTGGAGAAACTTGGGAGGATTCAGGTGAAAACTGGGTCGGATGGTGAGATCAGGAAACAATGTGCAGTTGTAAATTAACAGCTGAATTTTGATTTGTCCCAAGTTTTTAATAATCTCGTGTCGTGTGGGATTTACGTTAAGTATAAGGAGATTGTATAAATAACCTCATCAGTAACTAGATTTACTGTGTGTGGTCCATTGTACTTTaccattatattgttttctaTTTTGCTACTCTGATGCTTTctgtaataatatttaatttgattatttggTAAAATTGCTGAGTTTGTTTAGTGACTTTACTTGCGCCCCTAGGCCCACCGTCCACGGGCAATAGTATACCATGAACCCGGGTTTACCTTGCAACGTAGACTTAATTATCACAATTTACAtgctaaatattcacaatttaaattgtgaacatttattatataaattatgaacatttaatatgtaattgTATCAATTAGATCcaggtccacagaataatttccGTTAACGGGTGTCCAGTGTGTCTACAAGTAGTTCATCATATTAGACTATTACATGtaatcaataatattattaatttttttttaaaagaacaaaattactattaaattaaataacaccatattaaacaaattaaaactgaTAACAAATATGACATaaactttaattaataaatatatttttaaaatttaattatatatatatatatatatatatatatatatatatatatttgagtacaaaatttaattatattataaaaataatattaacaaaaactTTAGGAAACCACCTGAACATACAAAACTATAGTATATTGATCAAAGTAGGTTTACGTGACATCtaactattaattattacaCGTTCTGATATTCAGATAGCAATTAAGAGGCTTGACTCAATTGTAATTAAGTCAAGTTTTGGTGAAATGAACTAAAACTGATAATCAATATGGCATAAACTTTTAGTTAAATGAATAGAGAAGATATGAAAATtaatcagtatatatatatagtagagttcaagtgtggtcgcgccttaacgtgcggtcagtgcggccgcaccactatgtatacaaatatacaccactcagtgttagaaaatgcacaatacaaatatgcatcattaggtacgcatcaccaataTGCAAATATACGCTACACAGTGttcggaaatgcacaattaaggACAAGGGAGTTATGGTGTATTATTTCGagtgtgttgtgtgtttttgtatattttaattgttatgcattttctaatatttagtggtgtatatttaaataCATAATTGTGTATACCGCACCGACCACACGGGAAGACGCAACCACATtaacagatttatatatatatatatatatatatatatatataatttaattatattacaaaatttaatatttaaaaaactttGCACACCACACATGCAAAACTTAATATATCTACCAACCTTGTCATTatctaattattaattacagagtattaattatttaacattttttagaTAGACCGCAACTTGGTCGAGTTTCAGTTTTTTTCATGAGACTTATATCTTTTCATAGCATTCTTTATAAaagattatataaaaatttacagCCACTACTCAATGGTCTTTTTCAGGAGGGAGCAACCATGGCTGCCTTCCATTCGTCCAAATCGGACAAAGAAGGGGGCAACGAGAGCTGTCATCCCCCTTCATTCACAACTGATGAAGGTGGAGGCAACTATGGCTGTGCTCCACCTtcttctaaaattttttaaaaaataattttttacttttaattttttaaaaaattaataaaaataatttttatatataatttgacattttgaattttaatggtctaattGTACTTCTTTTTTGGATGATTTAATTACACAAAGTGTAAAAGTTTAGTGGCCTATTTAacacttttttaaaattataattgatgaataaacctttgatttatgaaaagtCCACAGTCGATATATATTCGAACGTGCGCTTTGGATGGAATTTACCTTAGCTTGTAACTCGAGTCGACAAAAGACCATAAGAATGTAAACTAACTTAGGTTGTCTATAAATAACCTGTTCAAACCAAGAGAACTAATAATAAACAACTCTCACCGAGAGTTGGACTTAAAACTAATAGTTATTAAACTAATTATACAATCAACTTGGTTGAGATGGACCccaatataatgaatataaaacctgaacaataaatttatattttacttatattacaaaaatattattaagaaaacTCAAGGACATCACATAggcaaaatataatatatatctacCAAAGTAGATTTACATTACATCTAACTAATAATTCCTTGGATAGCAACCAGTTTGACTCAGCAATAAGTCAAGCTTGGGTCTTTTTCATGAGGTCTCTATTTCTCCATATCATAGTTCATAGTGGATATTTTTCAATGTAAATTGTGCTGATTTTTGTGTAAGTTTAGTGTTGGACAACCTAGGATAGTCACTTGTATGTGATgtcgcaattttttttttttttttttgaggaaatgtCGTGATATTTGAGATGCATGCTAGCTATTATCTGAAAAagcaattgttatattatgaatCAGAGTTCATCACCATGTGCATGGTAGATTTTGTCCAAATTatgcatataatatgttaactgaaagtatataatatgttaattgtatatacagaatgtaaatattattttagactAAGGTCTACGATGTTAGGTGTATCCTcatgcatggtataatttgcataTAAGACCGAATACATCcggggtgtgtttgaaaatctgaaaaatcgggttttcagtgtttggcaagAGGGAGAAAAGTATGGTGAACAGAAAATGTGCTATTAGTCAATGGAAAATTAGTatgttttttttagaaaaatgtttttttttttgtttttgtttttttttttgtgatgaagTTATTTTCCAAGTCTCTCTACAACACCTATGCTACTTCTCTCTACTAGACCAAGCCCTGCCCTCTACCACGCCTCTGTTGCTCTACTAGACCAAGCTACCAGAAATCAGTCATCGAAAACCAGTCCCGCTGACTGGTTTTCAATGCGACATCAGTCTGGCCGACTGGTTTCCaatagggctgttaacgaaccaaacataaacgaacggaagttgttcgtgttcgtttgttaaggattttggagtgttcgtgttcgtttgttaagattttaaaaaatcccgttcgtgttcgtttgttaagcgttcgttagtgtttgttaacgttcacgaacatgttcgtgtaTGTTCATGAAGaggttcgtgaacacttaattaccaaacacctgcacatgttaaTGAACACAATTCATTCGTGAACAAGACATAATCTACGTTCacaaacaataaccaaacaaacaacacaactatatatgtttgtgaacatgttcgcgaacattattaaatgaacactTAACGagtttgttcgcgaacattactaaatgaacataaacgagcttgttcgcgaacattactaaacaaacacaaatgagcttgttcacgatctcttagcaaacgagcttaccactgttcagactctgttcatttattaaccaagctttaaattttgtttgttaatatttgtttaccttaataaacgaacataaacgaacacttaccgaacacgaacacgaacacgagtagtttgtcgaaagctctgttcgctaacacccctagTTTCCAAGAGTTGATTTTGCGATCTCGGTTCTTGTTTGGAAATCCGGAAATtggatttgtttgttttgttttgttttgttttttgataaataatattatttttaatattattatacatatttttatactttaaataaaatatttaaaatgtttaattatacaattctactcatttttcagaaaatgaaccaaacacacaaagacgaTTTTCTGGTGTGCAACCAAACacgaaaaaaagaaaatgttttctagaaaatgatgactcattttctaaaaagtATTTTCAAGAAGTCATTTGCCTACTTTTTAAATGGACCCTAAAAAATTCATagcaacataattaattagctagGTTTACATTTACATCGAActattaattacggagtattacgTTTTGCGTAGGTAGAAGCCAGTACGTGTCACTCAACATacaccaagtttttttttttaatattttgttttttttttgtgagttcCTTAGCGATCGgctctatttgacatttttagttGAAAAGTGAAATTCACAAGGTTTAAAAGTTATAGGCTAGATGCTAAAAATTGAAAGATGTTAAGTTGGTTGATTAGTAATACAAgtgtaaaattagttgtttgagAAACAGATACAtgttaaatatacatatatatacatatatagggaGAGTGATTTGAAATGTATAATGTAAATGCTCTCTTGTTTGTTGGACTTGACATTAACGTTACATTGCGTCCTATAAATAAGCTCGTGGCTTTACGAGATGGCTCAAGAATATAGAAACCCCTGATCGAAAGAAAAGAACACAGTTTCTACTTTCTAGTACTTGTGAAGTACACTAAAATGactaaattatgcaattttggGATTTTAATAACCTTGTGTATTATTCTAGGAATTATTGCAGGATCTGTTCATGCTCAACTGAAGATGAATTTTTATGCCCAGACTTGCCCAAAAGCAGAGAAACTGGTTGAAGAATATGTGAAGAAGCACATCCCAAATGCTCCATCCTTAGCAGCAGCCATGCTCAGATTGCATTTCCAT
It includes:
- the LOC116032654 gene encoding peroxidase 3-like, with the protein product MAKFCYFGFLILCFLGSVHAQLKMNFYAQTCPKAEKLVEEYVKEHIPNAPSLAAAMLRMHFHDCFVRGCDASVLLNFTSATKNQTEKTAAPNLTLRGFGFIDGIKRIVEKECPGIVSCADILALVARDSVLVIGGPYWNVPTGRRDGRISNASEALNNIPPPFSNFTVLQTLFANQGLDLKDLVLLSGAHTIGISHCSSFSNRLYNFTGVFGTQDPSLDSEYATVLKARKCKSINDNTTIVEMDPGSFRTFDLSYYKLVLKRRGLFESDAALLTNPTTKSFIDKLAQGSLQDFYAEFATSVEKLGRIQVKTGSDGEIRKQCAVVN